One genomic segment of Virgibacillus doumboii includes these proteins:
- a CDS encoding PIG-L deacetylase family protein, with protein MKNIVVIAPHPDDETLGCGGTLLNHKQKGDNIHWIIVTKMTSKLNISSENILKRQKEISEVTYKYGFSSVHELKFPTTLLDTIPIGDIIAKISDVFLNIRPNIVYVPYRGDVHTDHAIVFDAAIACTKWFRYPFVERVLMYETLSETDFNLNLDLNGFRPNVFVNIEPYLQQKIDIMNIFDTEIEEFPFPRSVKAIKSLAHLRGAAAGYEAAEAFMLLKERV; from the coding sequence GTACACTGCTAAATCATAAACAAAAGGGCGACAACATCCATTGGATAATAGTTACCAAGATGACTAGTAAACTTAATATTTCAAGTGAGAATATACTTAAACGACAAAAGGAAATAAGCGAAGTAACTTATAAGTATGGTTTTAGCTCTGTACATGAACTGAAATTTCCAACAACCTTATTGGACACAATTCCTATAGGAGATATAATTGCAAAAATTAGCGATGTTTTCTTAAACATAAGACCAAATATAGTCTATGTTCCATACCGAGGGGATGTACATACAGATCATGCTATTGTATTTGACGCAGCAATTGCTTGTACAAAGTGGTTTAGATATCCTTTTGTTGAAAGAGTATTAATGTACGAAACTCTTTCAGAAACTGATTTTAACCTTAATCTAGATTTAAATGGATTCAGGCCAAATGTTTTTGTTAATATTGAACCTTATCTACAGCAAAAGATTGATATTATGAATATTTTTGATACTGAAATTGAAGAATTTCCATTTCCGCGCAGTGTAAAGGCAATAAAATCATTAGCTCACCTAAGAGGAGCTGCTGCAGGTTATGAAGCAGCGGAAGCATTTATGCTTTTAAAAGAGAGGGTCTAG